The Methanoculleus marisnigri JR1 genome window below encodes:
- a CDS encoding CxxC-x17-CxxC domain-containing protein, which yields MSNPMDYNRGNRNFGGPRNFGGPREMTKTVCSDCGKECEVPFKPTEGRPVYCQDCLPKHRKPRF from the coding sequence ATGAGCAATCCAATGGATTATAACAGAGGAAACAGAAATTTTGGCGGTCCCAGAAACTTCGGCGGCCCCCGTGAAATGACGAAGACCGTTTGTTCGGACTGTGGAAAAGAGTGCGAAGTCCCCTTCAAGCCGACCGAAGGCAGACCCGTGTATTGCCAGGACTGCCTCCCGAAGCACAGAAAACCCCGGTTCTAA
- a CDS encoding DUF2298 domain-containing protein, translating into MELILQAYDVLLWAALLKGLQLALWPRLRPALGDHAYPAAYPASLLLFALATWYCGLLRVPVALALLLFVGLAVYGIQRGDYRLGELRSLLFWDAVFLVGFLFALAVRFVNPPIGYFSEQYMNHAFLASVIREPVVPPLDPWFAGGHLTVYYYLGHWLMGCLAIVTAIPSEVAFNLIPATVYGTSFVALYALGHLLLSRWRWLPLAPLLLVPPSVVWFLAAGADLYNALQDANWIIAGARFEFPAFSLLLGNVHAFEMAVFNQAFLLLLLGFAWCRWGGLDLRARGTLALLLALSIGSMPLLSSWDALVYGPIVAAFLLVLSLRDRSPLVAAAVVPAVAFLIYLPYYLYLEPAGIGGIGWGLPPTDPLAFLAVWGGFLAIVYAAVVRDIRRFPVALAVAVPPLVAGYAALAILLVPLAYLLLRRRHAFPDLLCIAGLSVLIFCEVFYLEEMLGGDYSRFNTIFKFYFDAWILLGTGSLLLAGKWLAGRRPALPAGRWLAVAAAVALIVAPFALDVDIGRGLLGIDYPPAGYTTLDGLAYLEATRPGEAAAIDFLRTLDGDHRIVEAENGDYGYYSRVSSFSGIPTILGQIGHELTWRGNGAWYTERPADIRAIYENPEETVALMEKYNATLLYVGEPEHERYDVRLPDRELRLIYDEGGVRIYERGG; encoded by the coding sequence GTGGAACTCATCCTGCAGGCGTACGACGTGCTCCTCTGGGCCGCCCTCCTCAAAGGCCTCCAGCTCGCCCTCTGGCCCCGGCTCCGCCCGGCACTCGGGGACCATGCCTACCCGGCGGCCTACCCGGCCTCCCTCCTCCTCTTCGCCCTCGCGACCTGGTACTGCGGCCTCCTCCGCGTCCCGGTCGCCCTCGCCCTCCTCCTCTTCGTTGGTCTCGCCGTATACGGCATCCAGCGGGGCGATTACCGGTTAGGGGAGCTTCGGAGCCTCCTTTTCTGGGACGCGGTCTTCCTTGTCGGCTTTTTATTTGCGCTTGCGGTCCGGTTCGTAAACCCGCCCATCGGCTACTTCAGCGAGCAGTACATGAACCACGCCTTCCTCGCGAGCGTCATCCGGGAGCCCGTGGTGCCGCCGCTCGATCCCTGGTTTGCAGGCGGGCACCTTACGGTCTACTACTACCTCGGGCACTGGCTGATGGGCTGCCTTGCAATCGTCACCGCCATACCGTCGGAGGTGGCCTTCAACCTCATCCCGGCCACGGTCTACGGGACGTCGTTTGTCGCGCTCTATGCCCTCGGGCATCTCCTTCTTTCGCGGTGGCGGTGGCTCCCCCTCGCGCCCCTCCTCCTCGTCCCGCCGTCGGTCGTCTGGTTCCTCGCCGCGGGCGCCGACCTCTATAACGCGTTGCAGGACGCCAACTGGATCATTGCCGGCGCCCGGTTCGAGTTTCCGGCCTTCTCACTCCTTCTCGGGAACGTCCACGCCTTCGAGATGGCCGTGTTCAACCAGGCCTTCCTTCTCCTCCTCCTCGGGTTTGCATGGTGCCGGTGGGGCGGGCTCGATCTTCGGGCGCGTGGGACCCTCGCCCTTCTCCTGGCCCTCTCCATCGGCTCGATGCCGCTCCTCTCCTCCTGGGACGCCCTCGTCTACGGCCCCATCGTCGCCGCCTTCCTCCTCGTGCTCTCTCTCCGCGACCGCTCCCCCCTCGTCGCCGCCGCCGTGGTCCCCGCGGTCGCCTTCCTCATCTATCTCCCCTACTACCTGTACCTCGAACCCGCGGGTATCGGCGGGATCGGGTGGGGCCTTCCTCCCACCGACCCGCTCGCCTTCCTCGCGGTCTGGGGCGGGTTCCTCGCAATCGTCTACGCAGCCGTCGTCCGGGATATCCGGCGATTTCCGGTGGCGCTCGCCGTCGCCGTCCCGCCCCTCGTCGCCGGCTACGCCGCGCTCGCGATTCTCCTGGTGCCGCTCGCCTACCTTCTCCTGCGGAGGCGTCACGCGTTCCCGGACCTCCTCTGTATCGCCGGTCTTTCGGTGCTCATCTTCTGCGAGGTCTTCTACCTTGAGGAGATGCTCGGGGGCGACTACAGCCGGTTCAACACCATCTTCAAGTTCTACTTCGACGCCTGGATCCTTCTCGGCACGGGCTCCCTCCTCCTCGCCGGGAAGTGGCTTGCAGGACGGCGGCCGGCCCTCCCGGCGGGGCGGTGGCTTGCCGTCGCCGCAGCCGTCGCCCTCATCGTCGCCCCGTTCGCTCTCGACGTCGATATCGGCCGGGGCCTCCTCGGGATCGACTACCCCCCGGCGGGCTACACCACTCTGGACGGGCTTGCCTACCTCGAGGCCACGCGGCCGGGTGAAGCCGCGGCGATCGACTTCCTCCGGACGCTCGACGGCGATCACCGGATCGTCGAGGCGGAGAACGGCGACTACGGCTACTACTCGAGGGTCTCGTCTTTTTCCGGCATCCCGACGATTCTCGGGCAGATCGGCCACGAACTGACGTGGCGGGGAAACGGCGCCTGGTACACGGAGCGTCCGGCTGATATTCGGGCGATCTATGAGAATCCGGAGGAGACCGTCGCGCTGATGGAGAAGTACAACGCGACCCTCCTCTACGTCGGCGAGCCCGAGCACGAGCGCTACGACGTCCGGCTGCCGGACCGGGAGCTTCGTCTCATCTACGACGAGGGGGGTGTCAGGATATACGAACGGGGAGGGTAA
- a CDS encoding NifB/NifX family molybdenum-iron cluster-binding protein — protein sequence MRIAIAQDENRVSEHFGHCQGYAIFDVEDSIIYRRDDLPNPGHEPGRLPVFLAEHGVNLILAGGMGPRAVELFNENGIQVLLGVSGNTDYVAQDYIAGRLSPGKSSCHHEDGGECDGHH from the coding sequence ATGAGAATAGCAATTGCACAGGACGAAAACAGGGTATCCGAACACTTCGGGCACTGCCAGGGTTACGCCATATTCGACGTCGAAGATTCGATCATCTACAGGAGGGACGATCTCCCGAACCCCGGTCACGAACCCGGGCGGCTCCCGGTCTTTCTCGCGGAGCACGGTGTCAACCTGATCCTCGCGGGCGGGATGGGGCCGCGGGCCGTCGAACTCTTCAACGAAAACGGTATTCAGGTTCTCCTCGGCGTCAGTGGAAACACTGATTACGTGGCACAGGATTATATTGCTGGCCGTCTTTCTCCGGGGAAGAGCTCCTGCCACCACGAAGACGGCGGCGAGTGCGACGGGCACCACTGA
- a CDS encoding 4Fe-4S binding protein, which produces MIDTKKTRTSGVISLRERGKIAIRGKVLAGVMTAPQMAAVSRIAEEFGDGTVGLTARLNVELPGIDRRDAGVVAERLRQAGIEPGSTGATLRSVVACKGTVCRHGCYDTQGLARAIEERYGGCDLPRKLKISVAGCPNNCARVQLNDIGIMGRRFPLFADECEGCGACEKVCREGAVRVTDGKVLFSEEACIGCGDCITICPGEAIGTASEGVRFFLGGRSGRVLRVGTGADDLVAEEEAVAIVGRLIDCFRENALPGERLGEMMERVGTGIIFAAAGMRPRE; this is translated from the coding sequence ATGATCGACACAAAGAAGACCAGGACTTCGGGGGTCATCAGCCTCCGGGAGAGGGGGAAGATCGCCATCCGGGGAAAGGTTCTCGCCGGCGTGATGACCGCGCCGCAGATGGCGGCAGTGTCCCGGATCGCAGAGGAGTTCGGGGACGGCACGGTCGGGCTGACGGCCCGGCTCAACGTGGAACTCCCCGGGATCGACCGGCGGGACGCGGGAGTGGTTGCAGAGCGGCTCCGGCAGGCCGGGATAGAGCCGGGGAGCACCGGGGCCACCCTTCGATCCGTCGTCGCCTGCAAGGGTACCGTCTGCAGGCACGGGTGTTACGATACCCAGGGGCTCGCCCGGGCGATCGAGGAGCGTTACGGGGGGTGCGACCTCCCCCGGAAACTGAAGATCTCCGTTGCAGGGTGCCCGAACAACTGCGCAAGGGTTCAACTCAACGATATCGGGATCATGGGGAGGCGGTTCCCCCTGTTTGCCGATGAATGCGAAGGCTGCGGGGCGTGCGAGAAGGTCTGCCGGGAGGGAGCCGTCCGGGTCACCGACGGCAAGGTTCTCTTCTCGGAGGAGGCCTGCATCGGTTGCGGCGACTGTATCACAATCTGTCCAGGAGAGGCGATCGGTACCGCTTCGGAGGGAGTGCGCTTCTTCCTCGGCGGGAGGTCGGGCAGGGTGCTCCGGGTCGGCACCGGGGCCGACGATCTCGTCGCCGAAGAAGAGGCGGTCGCGATCGTCGGAAGGTTGATTGACTGCTTCCGGGAGAACGCATTGCCGGGCGAACGGCTCGGGGAGATGATGGAGCGCGTGGGGACGGGGATCATCTTCGCAGCCGCCGGGATGAGGCCGCGGGAGTGA
- a CDS encoding NifB/NifX family molybdenum-iron cluster-binding protein gives MIVGITARAAGTDAPVEQRFGRAPYFVFVDTETGKAESIENPLVDAAGGVGPRAVQMFSEHGATVVITGQVGGNAAKALEVGGLKVYAYRGSGSVADALAEYTAGNLQPLPLA, from the coding sequence ATGATAGTCGGTATCACGGCACGTGCAGCAGGCACGGACGCCCCGGTCGAGCAGCGGTTCGGCCGGGCACCTTACTTCGTCTTCGTCGACACGGAGACGGGGAAAGCGGAATCGATCGAAAACCCCCTCGTTGACGCTGCCGGGGGGGTCGGCCCCCGGGCGGTCCAGATGTTTTCGGAGCACGGCGCGACGGTGGTCATCACCGGTCAGGTCGGCGGGAACGCCGCGAAAGCGCTCGAAGTGGGCGGGCTCAAAGTCTACGCCTACCGCGGAAGCGGCAGCGTGGCCGATGCCCTCGCGGAATATACCGCCGGGAACCTGCAGCCGCTCCCCCTCGCCTGA
- a CDS encoding ATP-binding protein has translation MIRLAVVSGKGGTGKTMVAAALADVSAVPQVLADCDVDAANLELLFEPRRLTTEEFRGLAAARIDPERCRDCGICADHCRFGAIVRRDDAWEVDTMHCEGCAVCTYVCPTGAISMEPRVCGEIYTSATDRGNLAHARLFPGSGNSGLLVTEVKKRAASLADGADLLLADGPPGIGCPLIATISGMDAVLIVTEPGVSALHDLERLVTVCRRFGVRIFVAINRFDLAEDICARIEDYCEKEGIAVAGKIPFDPAVVDAVRNGRPVTRGDSAAGDALRALRDNLFSELGLR, from the coding sequence GTGATCCGGCTTGCGGTCGTCAGCGGCAAGGGCGGCACCGGGAAGACGATGGTGGCCGCGGCGCTCGCGGATGTGAGCGCTGTGCCCCAGGTTCTCGCTGACTGCGACGTGGACGCCGCGAACCTGGAGCTCCTCTTCGAGCCCCGGCGGCTCACCACGGAAGAGTTCCGGGGGCTTGCGGCGGCCCGGATCGACCCGGAGCGGTGCCGCGACTGCGGTATCTGCGCCGACCACTGCCGGTTTGGGGCAATCGTGCGCCGCGACGACGCCTGGGAGGTGGACACGATGCACTGCGAGGGCTGCGCTGTCTGCACGTATGTCTGCCCCACGGGAGCGATCTCGATGGAACCCCGTGTCTGCGGCGAGATCTACACCTCGGCGACCGACCGGGGCAACCTCGCCCATGCCCGGCTCTTCCCGGGCTCCGGGAACTCAGGATTGCTCGTCACCGAGGTGAAGAAGCGGGCCGCGAGCCTTGCGGACGGCGCCGACCTGCTGCTTGCCGACGGCCCGCCGGGAATAGGCTGCCCGCTGATCGCGACGATCAGCGGCATGGACGCGGTTCTCATCGTCACGGAACCGGGGGTCTCGGCGCTCCACGACCTCGAGCGGCTGGTGACGGTCTGCCGCCGGTTCGGCGTCCGGATCTTCGTCGCCATCAACCGGTTCGACCTTGCGGAGGATATCTGTGCAAGGATCGAGGACTACTGCGAGAAAGAAGGTATCGCGGTGGCCGGGAAGATCCCGTTCGATCCGGCAGTAGTCGACGCCGTCCGGAACGGCCGCCCCGTGACCCGGGGTGACTCGGCGGCGGGGGATGCTCTCCGGGCGCTCCGGGACAATCTCTTCTCTGAACTCGGGCTCCGGTGA
- a CDS encoding nucleotide-binding protein, giving the protein MKIAIASGKGGTGKSTVAANLACTLSCSREVALVDCDVEEPNLHLFFPAPAVDVPVTTPVPEIDPARCNLCGECGKFCRFGALSVLKDRVLVFPELCHSCGGCSLVCPQGAVREVPRTVGRVACSRPLPALTLISGVLNEGEVMAPAVIRAAKLLAEGHPLTLYDASPGIACPVIETLERSDACILVTESTPFGLHDLRLAAEVVERVGIPAGVVINRSDGKDEETLDFCRERGLPVIMTIPFSREIAAVQNRGGLICRDLPGWEERFAALFEAIVKIAGVSP; this is encoded by the coding sequence ATGAAGATCGCGATTGCAAGCGGGAAAGGCGGCACCGGGAAGAGCACGGTGGCGGCGAACCTTGCCTGCACGCTCTCCTGCTCCCGCGAGGTGGCACTCGTCGACTGCGACGTCGAGGAGCCGAACCTCCACCTCTTCTTTCCGGCTCCTGCCGTGGACGTGCCGGTGACGACACCGGTCCCGGAGATCGATCCCGCCCGCTGTAATCTCTGCGGTGAGTGCGGGAAGTTCTGCCGGTTCGGGGCGCTTTCGGTCCTCAAAGACCGCGTCCTCGTCTTCCCGGAACTCTGCCACTCGTGCGGGGGCTGTTCCCTTGTCTGCCCGCAGGGAGCCGTCCGGGAGGTCCCGCGCACCGTCGGCCGGGTCGCGTGCTCCCGCCCGCTGCCCGCCCTCACGCTGATCAGCGGCGTCTTGAACGAGGGTGAGGTGATGGCCCCGGCGGTCATCAGGGCGGCAAAACTGCTCGCGGAGGGGCACCCGCTCACCCTCTACGACGCTTCCCCGGGGATCGCCTGCCCGGTGATCGAGACCCTCGAGAGGAGCGATGCCTGCATCCTGGTGACGGAATCGACCCCGTTCGGGCTGCACGACCTCCGCCTCGCGGCCGAGGTGGTGGAGAGGGTCGGTATTCCCGCTGGCGTCGTGATCAACCGCAGCGACGGAAAGGACGAGGAGACCCTCGACTTCTGCCGGGAGCGCGGGCTTCCCGTCATCATGACCATCCCGTTCTCGCGGGAGATCGCCGCCGTCCAGAACCGTGGCGGCCTCATCTGCCGCGACCTTCCCGGGTGGGAGGAGCGGTTCGCCGCCCTCTTTGAAGCGATCGTAAAGATCGCGGGGGTGAGCCCGTGA